AGGCTTCTGGACCAGCTGGCCGCAGGCGGGGCTGCCCCTCGGAAACCTCCTCGCCACGGCCGTGCTGGCGACGCTGGCAGCCGTCCTTCCGGAGCAGTCATTCCTGTCTTGGGGCTGGCGAGTCTCCTTCTGGCTCTCCGCCGTGATCGTCATCGTCGGCTATTACATTCGGACGCGCGTCGATGAGGCGCCGGTTTTCATCGAGGCGAGGGAACAGGCTGAGGCGAGCGCTGAGCAGCAGCCGACGCTCGTGCAGATCATCCGCACCTACCCGCGCCAGATCCTCATCGCGATGGGCGCTCGAGTCGCCGAGAACATCATGTACCAGCTTGTCGTGACGTTCTCGATCACCTACCTCGCCTTCACGATCGGCAGCACGACTCTGGAGATCCTTGTCCTGCTGCTCGGCGCCCACGCCGTGCACTTCGTGACGATCCCATTCTTCGGACACCTGACCGATCGATTCGGCCGAAAGCCCGTCTTCCTCACCGGGTCGCTGCTCGCCATCGGATGGGGCTTCGTGGGCTTCCCCCTCATGTCGACCGGTGAGGACATCCTGATCCTGCTCGGGATCGTGCTCGGCCTCATCGTGCACGGTCTGATGTATGCGCCTCAGCCTGCGCTCATGGCCGAGATGTTCCCGACCCGGGTCCGATACACGGGCGTCTCCCTTGGGTACCAAGTGACGTCCATCTTCGCTGGTTCACTCTCACCGTTCATCGCGACCTCCTTGCTGCGCGAGCACGAGACCTGGTGGCCCATCGCGATCTATCTCTCGATCGCTGCAGTCATCTCCACGATCGCGGTCTTCTTCGCCACAGAGACTCGTGGCGCCGACCTCGCGACCATCGGGACCAAGGAGCATGCGAAGTCCACGGCGCCTTGACCTAGGGCAACCGCACGTCTGTGCGGCGGCAAGACCGGTGTCGCGGCGAGATGCCTCAGCACGTCGAGGCATCTCGCCGCCACGCGTCAGCGGCGCATGATGCGGCGCGCCAGCCCGTTGCCGAGCGCCTGGATCACCTGCACCACGAGCACCACCACGACGAGCGCCGACCAGGTGATGACCTCGTCGAACTGCCGGTAGCCGTAGGTGATCGCCCAGTTGCCCAGGCCCTCGCCGCCGACCAGCCCGGCGACGGCCGACATGTCGAC
The window above is part of the Agrococcus sp. ARC_14 genome. Proteins encoded here:
- a CDS encoding MFS transporter codes for the protein MTQQTQQTQRPSQPASVLRRVVAASMAGTVIEWYEFLLYSAASALVFGVIFFPQTGNALDGVISALLIYAVGFIARPLGGIIFGRLGDRLGRKKLLQASLLLVGASTFAIGCIPSFETIGYAAPILLVTARILQGIGVGGEWGGAVLLVGEHSPNASRGFWTSWPQAGLPLGNLLATAVLATLAAVLPEQSFLSWGWRVSFWLSAVIVIVGYYIRTRVDEAPVFIEAREQAEASAEQQPTLVQIIRTYPRQILIAMGARVAENIMYQLVVTFSITYLAFTIGSTTLEILVLLLGAHAVHFVTIPFFGHLTDRFGRKPVFLTGSLLAIGWGFVGFPLMSTGEDILILLGIVLGLIVHGLMYAPQPALMAEMFPTRVRYTGVSLGYQVTSIFAGSLSPFIATSLLREHETWWPIAIYLSIAAVISTIAVFFATETRGADLATIGTKEHAKSTAP